Below is a window of Gemmatimonadota bacterium DNA.
CGTCGGCCCAGTACGACAGGGTCGTTTCCAGGTTGCCTCCCAGTTCCGCCTCGCCGGGTCCGTCCGAACACCAGGGCATGACCGGCTCCTTCAGGCCCAGCAGGGACAGGTGGCCCAGGATGTGCTGGCGGTTCTCCTGCGTGGCGTACACGATCGTATCGCCGTCCGGCGCCACGTTCGCCGACCCCGTGAATTCCTCGGTGTTCGTGAAAAGGCCTCCCCACTGGGAGAGCAGGAGGTTGACGACGTTCAGGTCTTCCCCTTTGGCCTCGAGCTGGGCGCCCTGGGTGGAGAGGAAATGCACGTGCGTGTCGCCACTGAAGTACCGCTGCGCATTCAGATCGGTCCAGCGCTTGAGCCGCAGCGTGAGTTCGCGCTGCCCGGGCTCGATGTGGACGCGCTCGCGAATCGGCTCGTACTCGAACCCGCGGGCGACGTCCACGTGGACCTCGCCTCGGGGCAGCCACCCCTGGCACTTGCCGTCGATGTAGGCGTAGGACATCTGGCCCAGGCGCACGTCGCCGCCCACGTCCACGTGCCAGGTATCCAGGTTCGAGTTCACATGGGCATGGTGGCCGTGCGGTGCGTAGGGCACGCCGCGGGCCGACCGGAAATGCACCCGGCAGGGCACGGGCTTGCCCGTCTCGTCGTCCAGCACCGTGGTGTGTACCCAGTTCCGGCCCGTATCGATGACTTCGAACCGAACCGAGGGGGTCTCGACGACCTCTTGAGCTTCCAGCTCGCCCCAGTTGGCCGATCCGACCGCCTTCCCATCCTGTTTTACGGTCACGGTGGCCGACGGTGTTCCTGCAATGCCCACGTGGGCGGGACTGGAGCGACTGGTGTCTGCCTGTCCCCAGCCGCGGTGGGAGTCCGTCAGAAAGGCCTGGTCGACTTCTTCGGGCAGCGGATAGGCGTAGGTCGCGTAGCCCCGGTCGACCTCGACTTCGAGGTTGAAGGGTTTTTCGGCGTCTTCCTGGTTCCTGAGTTCGATTTCGACGTCCCGGGCGGCCCAGCGACAGATGGGATCCTCGTCGACATGGCCGAGCGTAACGGCGGCCACGACGAAGGGCGGACCCTGCGGTGTGATTTCAATCGAGCGGATTACGCGATCTGGATGTGGATTGCGCCAGGCCCAGAGATAGTAACCGCGCGGCCACCCCTGCTCGGCCTCCGTCTGCCGGCGGCCCGCATCGCTCCAGTCGCCGCCCGACCGGTTATAGGTCGACGGCTTCTCGTCCGGGACGCAGAGAAAGGGATACTGCCCCCAGGGAAGGGGCATGTAGCCGATCTCGAATCGTTCACGGATCGTTACGGACTCGGCCTGTCCGTCGTCCCACACGAACCGGTACGCGGCCACGGGCAGGGCGATCGGACCGCCCGCCTCGATCTCCGAACGGATCACCGCGTGGGCGAAAACCACGTTGACCGCGGCCTGGCCGACCGGAATCCCGACGGGCTCGGACGGACAGCCTACCTCGGAACCAAAACCGATGAAGCAGTCGGTTTCTCCGGTGCCGTCGCCGATTTGAAAGGGCAGGCCGTAGAATTCCTGCGATCCCAGGGGTGGGTCGGCAATGGAATCGTAAACGCCGCGGTTCACGTTGTAGATCGGGGTGAGGTCCAGGGGCTGGTAGTCCGGCATGACGGCCTCGGTCGGTTGAATCTTCAGGCGAGCATGTGTTCCACGGCGGCGTCCACATCGTCATACGTCTTGAAGACCGTATACAGCCGGGTGATCCGGAACAATTGATCCAGTCGGTCGTTGACGCCCGTGAGTACCATCTCCCCGTCCCTGGATCGTATTTTCTTCATGGCCGCGATCAGCGAACCCAGTCCGGAACTGTTCATGATGGGCACGCCGGTCAGATCGGCCACGAACCGCGTGCCGCCCCGGGCGAGGGTATCGTCGATCATCCGGTCCAGCTCGACGCTGTCCCCTTCCTCCCACAACCTGCCCTCGATGCGAAGCACGGCGATCTCGTCTTCCAGCGAAACGTAGATGTTCATACTAACCTTAATCCTCGTTGCGGATGAATGCGCGTCAGCCCGCGATCGATGCCTCGATAGCGTCCTTGACCTCCGCGTATTCCGGAAACCGGTCGGCCGCCAGCTTGGAGAAGATCAGCGAATCATCCACCGTGACTTCGAACTTGCCTCCTCCAGACGGCACGAGCTGCAGCTGTTCGATATCGTGTTTGTAGTACTCGAGCAGTTTCACCGCCAACCCGGCGGCGTCTTGTTCGTAGCTTCAATCAGCGCAATAAACGATTCGTACAATCACCGTGTCCTCCTTGAACGCAGGTGCGGCCGGCAGCCGGATCGGCTGCGGAAGTACAGCAACTATATAAACATGGGAGATACGACATGGCAAGGATTCTGAAACAGCGCCGCCCGGGTCCGGCCTGGCAAGGTTCATTCCAGAACAGGTATGGCCCTGGTCAATTCATTCGCGCTTGACAAGATCGGTCAATAAGGGTATTCTCAATGCGAGGAGGTGATTTACATGCTAGGTAGTTTCGGCACGACCGAACTGATTATCATTCTTGTCATCGTCATGATCCTTTTCGGGGCGAAGAAGCTTCCCGAACTGGCCAAGGGTCTGGGCCAGGGGATCACCGAGTTCAAGAAAGCACAGAACAAAGATCCCGCCGAAGAGAAACAGGGTACCTCCGGCACGTCCACCTCGAAGGACAGCTGAACGCCTGTAGCGGCTTGCAGTTGTTTTTCCGGATGCGTACCGATACGCTTCTTCCGAGCGGTTCGGTCCGTTGAATCGACAGGCCGCCTGCCGGTGTCTCGGGTCGACTATCGGAGTATCGGGACGATTTCCGGTGTCCTGGGTTGCCTGCCGGTGGTCAAGGCCACCGATTCTGGCGCGTCGACCGACGCCGACCATCCGGCCTTCCTCGCTTCACCCCACTGTTGCTGCCTTCAGGTAATTCGTAAGTCATTATCCCGCACCGCCTGACAGGCCTCGTCGTCTACAGGTAACAAGTTATCCTCGACTTTCCTCGTTCCAGTACGTTGAATTCCATATAGGCTGTATCCTTTGTGGCTGTACCGTGCGCGGAGTTCAACGCACTTTGCAGCGCACACTCGACCGCGCATAACTGCGTTTTCCGATCAAAAACACATTCGTACACAACCATTCCGGATCATAGTTGGTCACATAGACAGAAGGCGCCCGCATAAGAGACGGCACTCTACGCCAGGAAACAACGTGGAAACTGCCCTCAAACTCGACGGCCGAATCGCGTCGGACCATCAGGAAGAAAACATGGAGATCGATTCGGCAAGGGATCGCACGGACCTGGAGGATCGCAGGCTGATTCTCAAGGCAAGGGGCGGCGAC
It encodes the following:
- a CDS encoding STAS domain-containing protein: MNIYVSLEDEIAVLRIEGRLWEEGDSVELDRMIDDTLARGGTRFVADLTGVPIMNSSGLGSLIAAMKKIRSRDGEMVLTGVNDRLDQLFRITRLYTVFKTYDDVDAAVEHMLA
- a CDS encoding SelT/SelW/SelH family protein: MAVKLLEYYKHDIEQLQLVPSGGGKFEVTVDDSLIFSKLAADRFPEYAEVKDAIEASIAG
- a CDS encoding twin-arginine translocase TatA/TatE family subunit translates to MLGSFGTTELIIILVIVMILFGAKKLPELAKGLGQGITEFKKAQNKDPAEEKQGTSGTSTSKDS